Below is a genomic region from Miscanthus floridulus cultivar M001 chromosome 1, ASM1932011v1, whole genome shotgun sequence.
TTCCATCCTTTACAGCAGTGTATCAAGGCCTTGCGCAGTGGCGGCCGGCGGGTGCGGGTGGTGCCGGCGCCACTGCCGTAGCCAGAACGGCCCTAACTTGGCCAACTCCGCTGACCCGACGTCCGACGACCCGTGGCCGTGGCGAGCGGAGGAAGAAAAGCTGCAGACTTGCCCCATTTCCTCCTTTGCTTCGCTTCTCCCCTCCCTTGCCTTTTTCTTCCGCGCTTGTGTCAAACTCatcaaacaacaacaaaaaagaaaCCTCCCGTCCCCTCCCCTTCTTCATCTCCCACATCCAAACTCCATCAACCATCACCGTCGAATCgaggccgccatggccagcggcatCGAGTAGTAAGTCCCGCCTTCTCCGCCGTCCaaccctttcttttcttttctttgctcGTCCTGGGATAAATAAACAGTTCGCCTCCTGTCGCAGCGACTACCTCTTCAAGCTGCTCATCATCGGCGACTCCTCCGTCGGCAAGTCCTGCCTCCTCCTCCGGTTCGCTGTAAGCTTCCCTCCTCAGATTTCCGTTTCGTTCCTGCGAATTACTGATTGGGTACGCCGTACGCGATTGCTTCTGCTCCTGACAAAAGCggcttcctttgattttgatccatGTATACACAGGACGATTCGTTCGTCGACACCTACATCAGTACCATCGGCGTTGATTTCGTCAGTAGACCCTCTCTCTTTGTCCTTACTATATATACTGCTCTACGCCTCTACTCATTATTCCTGGATCATCAACTAACCGCGATCGTCTCGCGCAACTTTATTAACCCCCTTTTTGTTCTTGCGAATGCCCTGCTTTTCAGAAAATCCGCACTGTCGACCTCGATGGAAAGATTGTCAAACTACAGATTGTAAGCTCATTCATTCACacagttttatttatttttgccaTAGACAATTGGATTCATTCATGTCCTGTGGTACCAGAATATGTGGTTTTCTACATCATACTAGATCATAGTCAATTGCCTCGAAGCATTGTTTAAGCGCAACTTGATGCATTCTGTCATGCCTTTACTTATTGTCCTGCGCGTAATTTGTTCAAAGGCAATTTGGATGTAGGAACTGTTCAAATGCAACTTGATGCATTCTGTTGTTCCTTCACTTATTATCCTCATAATTTGTTCAAACGCAATTTGGATGTAGGAATAACACAAGGCCATAATAACGGGGGATGGTGTGTTTGTAGGGCTGTGATGTATAGGAAATCTTAGAACTATTGGCATGCAATTGACCTGATTTTTCTTGGTAGGAGATTGGCCACGGAAAAGAAGACAGAAAGTAGTCTTTGGTGGTACTTTATTAGCATCAGTAGTCACGCACCAGCAAAATCCCATTATCCTTAATGGACATATCTCAGGTTTCTTTTCCAACAGGAACTGTTTTGTATGATGATTAGGCTGATCCTCATATCTACACATCTCATATAATTTGAGTACGTCACATGATTTAGGATAGATAAGCGTACACGCCAGGTAGCAGTTTTCTAAATACTAATGGTTTACATCAGATAGCTTTGGTACTTAGATTGCTCATGATGGAGTGTGGCTAGAAACTGGAAATTGGGGTATTGATTGCTAATTATTTGGTGACGCTGATTTGTTAGCTCACACATTGCTTTACAAAATCTATTCATGTTTGTTCAACCACCTGTTGCTGATAATGATGCCGGTGTTTCCTGTTCAGTGGGACACAGCAGGCCAGGAAAGGTTCAGGACAATTACAAGCAGTTACTACCGAGGAGCTCATGGAATCATCGTAATTCCTCTTAACTCGTCATTTTCAGCTCACGCTGATCTCTATTTACACAATCATTTTCAGCTTTCCTGTTTCACTTATTCAGTGTAATACAGTGAACTAGGATGGCTTGAATAGATTTGCAGATCACTCTTTTTAGTTATTAGACTGAAGTGGTTAATTTCCCTTTTTGACCTTACACAATGTGCCAGTCTTGGTATGGACTTAATATTGTACAATGCTCTTTTCAGATCGTGTATGACGTGACAGACATGGAGAGCTTCAATAACATCAAGCAGTGGTTGAGTGAGATTGATAGGTATGCCAGTGACAACGTGTGCAAGCTTCTAGTTGGGAACAAGTGTGATTTGGTTGACAGTAATGTTGTTGACACTGAAAAGGCAAAGGTAAAGATCCTTTTTCTTATGCTTCTCTTTAAAATACTAGCCGTAATTCTGATGCTGGCTAAGAGCTATCAAAGACAACTTTTACAAGTAgcaaatgagaatgaacacaatGAAGGGAGGAATGTGTCTCTATTCGTTATGAAAATACAGTGATTTGTTTTGATCCAAAGACATGTATGCTTAACTGAGGGTGTGTATGGGTGGGTGGGTGTGGTGTGAGTGTGTCGTATTCATACATTTCTTCTTCTTGATGCAATGATGCACAGCTCTATTGTGTATTCaaggaaaaaaatgaaaaattacaGTAGTCACTGTGATTCTATTTTATTCTCGAATCTCGATAGATAGATAATTAGATGTCCATGTTTATATGTTCTTGCTAAACCTGACAATCAAATCAATTGCAGGCTTTTGCAGATTCGTTAGGAATTCCCTTTATCGAGACAAGTGCAAAGGAATCCATCAATGTGGAGGAAGCTTTCCTAACCATGTCATCAGAAATCAAGAAAAGGTAAGCAAAAAAATAAACTCTTTTAGAAGCCATTTTGTTCCCATTTATCTACTAAGCTCGACACTGTAACATTGCTGAACTTTCTGCATGCCGCAGGAATGAAAGCTTCATAAAACTCTGCTAGTGATTTCTGACTGTTTCTTAATGCATTTTCTTTGGAGGAAAATTATGCACAACTGAGTGCTTTTTTTTTGCTCTTCCACACTTTACTTGATTACATATTTCCTTAGGTGAAGTTACATTACACATATATGCTAACCAGCCAAATGATGAAGCTTTTCCAACAATTTCACATGTGCCTTTCCTTTTGAACTACTTGAGACTCAAGTTTTTAAACTTTGAATTCTTTTCTAGTTAAATAATTCAGGACATCTTCTTGACATTAATGTTAGCTTTTCCACGTGCTGTGGGTAGATTGTTGTGCAATTTTTGTGGCTTTATGATCCTTTTTGGTGCTCTAGTAATATGGAGTGTGCATGCTCCCCATGTGACAGTTGTATCGGTGATATAACTCCTTTTTGTGCAATCTTATTAAAAAAAACTCCTTTTTGTGCTGTTCTGAGTTGGATTTTAGACTGAGGGTCCTGACTAATTGAAATTGCTATTGATGCCGTGCGACTCCTGCAGGATGGCAACCCAACCAACCGTGGAGAGGAGACCCACCGTCCATGTTCACATGAAAGGGCAGCCAATACAGCAGAAGAACAGCTGCTGCTCATCGTAGTCAGGGCTCAGGGGGCACTTAAATTTGACTTGTGGTTAGATGGATGCCGCAGGATGTTGTCCAATCAAGATTATATTGGAGGAGACACTGAGTGGAATGGAGGATACTAAGATACTATAATAGTGTCATTTCAGCGTCAGATATTCATCGTTATACAGATTAGCATAAATTGCCACagtttgtattattattatctagCAAAGTGTACCATCAGTTAATCTTAAAACTTGCAGTTAATTGCATGATATATGGTGTGAGCTCTGGCTTATACAGATCAGCATTAATTGCCACATTTGTATAACCTAGCATAGCAAATTGTACCATCAGTGATCAGTCAATCTTTAAATTGCCAGTTAATTGAATGTGAAGGACCGAaaaggcgaccagagggggggtgaatgggagccgtaaAATTTCTCGCGGGACTTTTTCGGTCGCTGTCCCAAAACACCACCAAGCACAAACGAGTTCCGGAACTCAAATATCCAAGCCAATTAGTGACAAGAGTACCTACTAAAACTCCTCAGAACAGTAGAAAGCCAACGCAGCAGACGGAACACGAACGGAGCTCAAACAACTAAGCTACAGAAGAAGAAGCAAGCTCTAAAAATAGACCAACATTTGGGCTGCTAACAAAAACAACCATGAGCTCACTGTAGGAAATATGATCAATCACTTGCACTTGACTTGAAATAAATAGATGACCATACTGTGATTACTTCTTGTAGCTGAGGCTGACAACACAATAATAGATGGAGAAACAAAAATCACGATCAAGGCAAGCACTTGCTGCTTAGACAGAACCTGCAAATTTCAGTTGATCTGCACAGAGAAGAAATGCAAGCAGCTGCTGCTCTGCGGGGTATTTGCACCTGGAATCCATGGTGAGCAACTGCTCGATGACACACCTGCAAGACCGAGCAGTAGAGGCAAGTAGCCCTGACGAGAAACTGATTCCTAGAACGAACACAGAAAGAGAGACCGAACACCCAGGCGCTCACAGCAACATACTGCACCAGTGTCCTCGCAGCATGCTCGACCGGTGATTCAATGAAACCAAAGATGTGCTGGAAGCAGCTACAGGGACAAGCAGGGTCTGCGCTGCTCCCCTCACCAGATCGAAGCGTCGACCTGAAGGCAGAGTACGAAGAACAAAACGAGCAGGCCGAGCGTTACGAACAGAAACAAGGGCGACCCAAGAATCAAGGAAAAACAGCTCCAAACTCCATGATTTGTTCCCAAATTTTGTACACAAAATCACAAGAGGATCAGTGAGCTATTCCCGAGAAATCATCGCTCAATTTCAACTGTAACTCTGAAAATCAAAGAAATTCGAGCAAGAACGAGTTTTTCCCCCAAAAAGGAAAATCGGCTTGGATCTCGATGCACGAGTGGAATTGATTCAAATCACTTGGTAGAATTGTTCATCACTCATCAAAGCATCAACTGGACCAAACAAATCACACAGAAAAACTCAAATCGAGCACAAATCAAGAAGGGAAGACTGGTGAACAGTAACTCACGAAAAAGAAAAACACGAACACAAACACACATCAGGTTTCCACATCCAGAGGACAAgaggaggttagggcctccattccTAGTACCAAATCACACCAAAATATATCACGAATTTTTAGTTCATGGGACCTCTCTCAAGAGTGCTTAGTAGAAGAAACCCTAGGTAGAAGGAGGGAATGAGAGAATGGgagagaggtgagggagatgggggctccctcattctatctaacagggctattacacatttctAGTTTTGCCCctagatacaaatgagttgaaccgctaagcccaagggcgttgttgtccaacccggtgtaatcttgatccgacggccaccgcgccttctcaccggtagcttcgcctcgacgcgaactccccgatgccgccacgtgccgtccgtccctcctcggaacctccgcccgggttttgaggcccaaacccgtaaaccgtccatccgatggttttgagacccaaaccatcaaaccgtctaCGGGTAGCGTACTACATATGAGTCCCCCGTGCacccgacgcgtgtcaccgctgtcctcgaccggccggcccgccaagtcctcctgagcctcgctcgactcacacgtccgccgtcttgacctggtcaacaccgtcactccatgtcttcttgcacttgttgatgttccaagtgtcagccaccgcggctagtcgcCCGGCCTcccggtccctcggtccaagcttCACGtctgtccttcaccgctcccggtctgtcggcacggcacgtcctccttgaccttcacctcgccgtcaacTACCGCCTCcgtgctccacacctgcacaccacGAGCCAAGAGAcatgcacacatagctttcgccatggtagagtTAGTAACCGACTCAACCtattcgtggatcacattgatcaatcactcatcacacaaaaaacgaacacacaagggtacttgtcaaccttgtgttcgcaatctccccttgatgagtgcattgtcaacaccaccACACAAATAGCTTGAGCACAGAAGAagaaaaggaggaagaagaggagaactcatccaaatgaccaaaagccaaaaaaacggggtcatttgaaatgagcaaagcttggtccccaaagacatgggcaatggCAACGCAACCAAGCAAAACacagctagccctcaagaagaggtaacgggctcaacaccactagcaaagctcgaaaaaaCAGGAAAATTGCTagaccctcaagaagaggcaaaggctcaacacatctagcaaaagcaactcaaagtgcaactccccctgaacaggTGCAATCTCATGATTTTaaaattttctccccctttgctcaatatttctcccccttgttgacatatgcacttatcaagctagagcccaaagatTGCATCTCCCCCTCAAATCATGCTATGAATGCAACTATGGACAAATGCAGAAGCTTCACAATTATAGCAACGAGACTGAAAGGATGCGCTAGTTGATGCTATCATGTATATATATTAACAAGGTCAAATGCTTAGCAAATGCTCAAAATGATCAAGTGAGACAAAATATGGCATTTTAAGcatgtttgatcaaatttgagcaATTTAAAAAAAAGAGTTCACCACCAAGTATAGCACTAAGCATACAAAAGCAGGAAGTCAATCTAGTGCTACCATGGATATGCAATGTAAACTACCCCAAACGAAGTTCATACATCATGAGAGACAAACTTATAGTTAGATCAAATTTTTATACCAATTGATACCAATTTCAAGATTTCATCGGAGTTGTGCAGCTTACTCAAAGTTTGTCACCACAAGTGTGTGCGGGGGGTTATCTACACCATCAAGTCCAACTTATCGACCATGCCAAGCCTATGCCAaaaggcaatcagaagcttaagactaTGATCTCGGcatccattacagagctcaagttcaccctTAAGTGCAATTGGGAGCTGTCTTGATACTCTAACATGGGACAATGCAGACCCACCCCGATCTTTTCATGTCACACTTAGCTAGATTTCAAATTTTAGCATTGTCAAGTAGCTCTAGCAAGTGTATGACTCAgggtatgagccgtagcaaccTAGCATATACAAAGAGCAATAGAGACCTCAACTCATCCTAAGCATGCTAGGTGCCACAAATAATGGTGAACAAGGATCAAGTTTCATCATTGGAGTTCATGTTCACAAATGTTACCAATTGAAAATTTAGCTCATAACATGTGTCAAGTGATCAAAATGAGCCTAAGACAAAGCATATCATGTATACACATCACATTTCCAACAAGAGCATGAATTCAATCTAGCTACCATAAGAATGAAGCTTAAGATGCAAATATGGTACATGATGCTATGAAATGCAAATATGGTACAAAAGCAAAAGACAAACCGAAAGAACAAGGAAAAAACAAAACTATGATATTAAGAACCAAAACTCCCCCAACTAAAAAGGGAAGCACACGCCAAGTTCCCCTCGTAACCGGGCGAATTGGGCTTGGTCAAGAGGCTTTGTAAAGATGTCTGCAAGCTGGTTTTGGGTGGTTACATGGATGAGATCAATGTCGCCTTTTTCATAGTGGTCTCGGAGAAAGTGGAATCAGACTTCGATGTGTTTGGTTTTGGAGTGAAGCACTAGATTCTTTGCAACACTAATGGCACTCGTGCTATCACAGAAAAGTGGCACTCTCCTATACTCAAGTCCAAAATCTCTCAAAGTGGCAACCATCCATAGGAGCTGTGAGCAGCAAGCGACAGCAGCAACATATTCGGCTTCGGTAGTGGATTGGGCTACACTGGATTGTTTGCGAGAAGACCATGACACCAAAGAAGAGCCGATAAATTGACAAGTCCCGGAGGTGGACTTGCGCTCAACTCGACAACCGGCATAGTCGGCGTCCGAGTAACCACAGAGAGAAAGCGAAGAAGAAGCGGAAAACCAGAGGCCAAATTCAGGAGTGAACCGGAGATACCTGAAAATCCGCTTGACGGCCTGCCGATGTGAAGTGCGCGGAGAAGCCTGGAAACGGGCGCACAAGCACACGATGAACTGGATGTCGGGTCGTGTTGCTGTCAAGTAGAGGAGGGAGCCAATCATGCTCCTGTACTCCTTCTGGTCCACCGCCTCACCTTCCTTGTCTTCATCCAAGGCCATAGTCGTTGACATGGGTGTTGAGAGGGGCTTTGCCTCACCCATGTCGAACTTCCTCAACAAGTCTTTCATGTACTTGCCTTGATGGATGAAGGTTCCTTCTTGCGTCTGCTTGATCTGAAGTCCGAGGAAGAATGTGAGCTCGCCCATCATGCTCATTTTGAACTCCCTGCTCATCATCTCAGAAAACTTTGCAACAAGACCGTGAGAGGAGCCGCCAAAAATAATATCATCCATGTAAATCTGTACCAAGAGCATGTCAGTGCCATGCCTGAGGAGAAAAAGCGTCTTGTCTACAGAACCCATTCAAACCCCTTAGCTAATAGGAACGACTTTAACCTCTCATACCACGCTTTGGGGGCTTGCTTCAGGCCATAAAGGGCTTTGTGTAGCTTGTAAGCATGGTTTGGGTATTTAGGGTTTTCAAAGCCTGGAGGCTGCTTCACATACACCTCTTCTTCTATGTAGCCATTTAGGaaagcactcttcacatccatttggtagagTTTAAAGCCTTTGGATGCTACAAAGGCGAGGAGGATCCTAATGGCCTCAATGCGGGCCACAGGAGCAAATGTCTCCTCAAAGTCTACTCCCTCTTTTTGGCTAAACCCCTACGCTACCAGCCTATCCTTGTTCCTCACCACAACTCCATCCTCACTTTGCTTGTTCTTGTACACCCACTTGGTTCCTATGGGATGACACTCGAGTGGTGGTGGAACTAAGCCCAAACTTGattccgctcaaagttctctaactcctcgtgcatagcattgacccaatcgggATCAGAGAGTGCGTGTCCAGTACTTTCGGGCTCAAAGTTAGCGACAAAAGCCGAATGtgcgaaatgggaaatatgataagacttggaacgcgttaccctttcgtcgatgtcgccgatcatggtctaAGGAGGATGGCGTCAGCTGGATgtgtcgaggtgcacccaaagacgaagtcgcctccccctcatccacagctggggcctcctcagtcgattaaggaagcggctcgcacggaccccatgaagtagaggtggagggctcagggccgtgagccgaagtggtcgaagctggctcgattggggcagccggttgagatggcttgggatcatcccaatcggcgtcatcgtcgtcctcaacaaaaatgctatcacccatctcttcatcacctgcacgttcaaagacagaaacagaagagggcatggtttcgtcgaaggtgacttcacaagtctccacgacacggttagtctcaagattaagcacacggtacgcatgtgaatgagaagcataaccgagaaatataccgtccgaagatctagattcaaacttgttaATATTACCTTGCTTAAGATTGAAGCACCTGCAATcgaagactcgaaaatgactcaccttgggtggacgcccaaaccgcaactcgtaggatgtcttcttcAAGAAAGTACGAAGgaaaatgcggtttgaaacatggcaggcggtgttgatggcttcggcccagtaacgcctaggagtcctatgctcaccGAGCATCatcctggccatttcaaccaaagttcgatttttgcgctcaacaacaccattctgctgagggacatagggcaaagaaaactgatgttcaagacccaaagaagcacagaaggtgtcaaactatgagtttttgaactcagtgccattgtcactatggatagctcgtatggcattctttggtaactcagtttgcaacctcaagatcaagtcacgagcatgagaaaacgcttcgtccttgccctccatgaaaaacacccaagaatagcgagaaaaatcatccacgatcacaagaacgtaccacttccctccctctgaccgaacccgagccggaccaacagtgtccatatggagtagctcaccgggtctcgtggtcatgacctgagtcactagaggatgggaagcagccaccatcttccCGTGGCGatagggatggcataccagatccttctcaaacttaagtttgggcaatcctcggatcatgtcaagagaactcaacctcactaggagatcgaag
It encodes:
- the LOC136506806 gene encoding ras-related protein RABD2c-like yields the protein MASGIEYDYLFKLLIIGDSSVGKSCLLLRFADDSFVDTYISTIGVDFKIRTVDLDGKIVKLQIWDTAGQERFRTITSSYYRGAHGIIIVYDVTDMESFNNIKQWLSEIDRYASDNVCKLLVGNKCDLVDSNVVDTEKAKAFADSLGIPFIETSAKESINVEEAFLTMSSEIKKRMATQPTVERRPTVHVHMKGQPIQQKNSCCSS